The genomic segment CGGCAATAACCTGACGAATCTCATCAATTTCTTTTACGGTGACTCCTGTTGCCTGTTGAATGCCATCAATTTTTTCCTTGATATCAAGGGTTGCATTGGCTGTCTGCTGAGCCAGATCTTTAATCTCATTTGCCACCACCGCAAAGCCCTTACCTGCCTCACCGGCACGAGCCGCCTCGATGGTGGCATTAAGGGCCAACAGATTTGTCTGCTCGGAAATTTCGGTAATGGCCTCGGTTACCCGGGTGATTTCAGCGGCGGCTGTGCCAAGCTCGTCAACACGCTGTGATGCCTGGCGAGAACGATCAACGGCCTGTTGGCTGATGTTTTTTGCTTTGCTGGAATTCTCGGCAATTTCGCCTATGGTTGCGTTCATCTCTTCAGCGGCTGCGGCCACCATGGAAACATTGACCGAGGCCTCTTCCATTGCTGCTGCCACAGAGTTTTGGTTGGCGCTCATCTCTTCAGCCGATCCTGCCACCTGGGTTGATCTACTGGCGGTATCCATAACGCCTCTGGCCATATCATCGGAGATATTGACAAGTTCTGTAGCAGAGTTGTCCAGAACGTCTACCCGCTGATTAATGTCTCCTATAACGCCCCGCAGGCTGGTTGACATCTCGTTAAGCGAGATTGCCAGCAGGCCAATTTCATCCCTTTGATTCACATCCATCTGCTGGGTCATATCACCTTCTGCCATCCTCCTTGCCAGTTCAACTCCCTTGGAGAGGGGGCGGGTGATGAGGATGGTCAGGAAGACCCCTAGCCCCAAGGCCAGTATAACGCCCACGATAATGCCAATAATGATGAGTTGTTCACCGTTTTTGGCAATTGACTTAGCCTCTGTTGCAACTCTATGAGCTCCTGCCTCTGCCTTGACAGCGATGGCATCAATAGCCGTATTAACAAGATCCTGATAGACCACCGCATCCTCTAGTAGGAGGGAATTCATCTTGCGAAATTTCTTATAGGCTGTGACAACGGGCTTTGTCATTTTTGTTAGCAGAGAAAATATTTTTTCGCTCTTTGGGTAGACGTCGCTTTCCATAAGCTCTTTTGCCTCGACAAGGCGACCTGTCTTGGTGGCCTCTTTTACCTGAGCTGCAGCTCTGTGAAACTGGTCATGGGCCCTTTTGGTCTCTCCTGTCAGGGCAAGGATTTCCGGATTGCGGGTATCCATATTGTTAAGCCATTTGCCAAGATTACAGGCATGAGCATCTGTTCCGCCACTAAATGCTTTATCTACTGAAACGAGCCTAGCCAGTTTTTTCAGGAGAACCTCATGGTCTCTTTCCACTTGAGCAAGGAGACTTTGGA from the Desulfotalea psychrophila LSv54 genome contains:
- a CDS encoding methyl-accepting chemotaxis protein; this encodes MDLSQQLVASDIVNPMRLQSLLAQVERDHEVLLKKLARLVSVDKAFSGGTDAHACNLGKWLNNMDTRNPEILALTGETKRAHDQFHRAAAQVKEATKTGRLVEAKELMESDVYPKSEKIFSLLTKMTKPVVTAYKKFRKMNSLLLEDAVVYQDLVNTAIDAIAVKAEAGAHRVATEAKSIAKNGEQLIIIGIIVGVILALGLGVFLTILITRPLSKGVELARRMAEGDMTQQMDVNQRDEIGLLAISLNEMSTSLRGVIGDINQRVDVLDNSATELVNISDDMARGVMDTASRSTQVAGSAEEMSANQNSVAAAMEEASVNVSMVAAAAEEMNATIGEIAENSSKAKNISQQAVDRSRQASQRVDELGTAAAEITRVTEAITEISEQTNLLALNATIEAARAGEAGKGFAVVANEIKDLAQQTANATLDIKEKIDGIQQATGVTVKEIDEIRQVIADVDQIVATIATAVEEQSVTTREIAINVSQASSGITEVSENVASSSAVAESISAEIAEVNSSANDMNISSSHVKTRAGELSGIAEALKTVVGKFKI